The Dunckerocampus dactyliophorus isolate RoL2022-P2 chromosome 14, RoL_Ddac_1.1, whole genome shotgun sequence genome includes the window AATCTGTGGATCTGAGTTGTTCCAAGCTGAGttgtttctgtttatttttctctttttgttggAGGCTAATTGTGTCTATTGTAAATTTTCAATTCAAGTGAAGGACCCACGTGAAAAGGGTTATACCTGTTTCATTCAAGATTATTATAATGTGCAGCGTTTATTCCGATATTTATCAACCCTCAGTGTCAATgtaatttatttgtaaagtttatAAACTTGCTGAAGTTTGCAATaaaccaataaaacaaaaacaatttagatagctttatatactgtattcttaGGGCATTGACTCAGTTGCAgttggactgttcaggttgtctttgaagcacaacaatctactgtatatataaggGAGACATTTGCAAAGTTTTAAAATATCTATTGCTCATTGTCATCCTGTAAATCCTGTGCTTGCGGAGATTATTAAGCCCCTGTACTTGTTTCATAGACATGTGACATCTGTGCAGAAAGCTTGGGGTGCGTACAAAATGAGACAAAACGCAATTGAAACTGTAGTTCGGCGTAAATCCCACCAGATGGCAGCAAAGGTAAGTAGATTTCGTCAAGGCTCCCTGCTCAATTGACTGCCGTGGCGTCTGTTTTCATTGGAGAAGCACATGCATAAGATCCAACTACAACACTGACAACAACAGTGTCGTCCTATAACTGCATGTGAAACGGGACGTTGGGCTTTGGGTCCGGCTGGCTGGTTAGTCACAATTTACCTAACATGGAAAGAGGAATTTTTCTTCTCAGGTTCCAAACCAtagtgtccaaacgttttccactgagggccacatactgaaaaacaaAGGGATgtaagggtcactttgatattttgtatagatattctaagaagttatatatatttcaagaaaaaaactgcatttcagctttgtcatataggtggaaaaaggctattattagtatcaacttcggtctttgctccttttttttccatttttgctgttgttttgctgtacttttcaaatatttcaactttcttctgaaataatctttgtaaattttcttcccataatattatgatttaattcccataatattttgactttctttccataatattataactttcctcCACCCTAATTCtctgaaaatgacaactttatttagttttgtttgtttctaataatattacaagttcattttcataaaattgtgccttttttttcttgcacgaatacaactttttccacttaatattttgactttgttgtcgtaaaattactgtttttttcatttctgctgttgttttactaattttccaactatttcaacttccttctttgAAATTTTCtactcgtaattatgacttgattcccataatatttggattttattctctttttctgcaacctaattttcccaaaaaataactgtatttgttttgtttgtttttcgtaacattatgacttttaaaaaataacatatttctttaatatttcaactttatgctactaaagtgatgttattctcataaaattatgactttttcttgttagattacaacttttttctcttcatattttaactttattcttgtaacactatgcagagttttccattttttctgttgctgtgttttttttttggttattttaagTTGTGTTTAAGTTGGGttattttaagttttcttgttaaattatatttttagaatctgctgtaggccaataaaaaagagcaaagcatGCGCATACCACAGTGCTTgtcctgaatctgagattcaactatctggcGAAGCcgcctctccagaacccctgaatagaccttttTCCAGGAACGCTGAGGCGTGTGATCCCaggatagttggaacacaccgtCTGGTCCCCcatcttaaaaagggggaccaccaccccggtctgccaatccagaggcactgcccccgatgtccatgcgatgctgcagagCCGTGTCAACCACGACACCCCCACAGCATCAAGGGCCTTacggaactccgggcggatctcaacATACGGgtggccctgccaccgaggagctctTTGACCACCTACTACAACCTCTTCACTGAGCTACAACCTTATCATAGCGGAGGAGTTTGTGcatcccgatgatcctaggagctaagctGTCGGGGGCTTTCGTGACCCCGGTGGGGTGACCCATAACAAATTGTTCCTAGGTGACAGACCAGACAAAGCATAGCTCAAATAGACCCCGATGATGAGTAAGACAAATGGACTTGGTTTTGGCCACCCTCTgtagccaggcctggaggtggggcacaaTGGCGAGCGTCCTGTACCTATGGGGCCCGGTCAGGGACACCCCAAGGAGGCAACATGTTTTCCCCATGGTTGGCCAAAGGGGTTGGGTGCCGAGTGCTTTCGGTGGCAGCCGAACGCGGGGACCTTGCCGGTCCAATTCTCTGCATTTATCCTCATTTATCTCTTTGATTTGTccttgtatatgtatttataatcaTTTCAAATTGCCTTCTGGATGgaaaactataactgtaaaattATTTTAGAAAGTGTTTGGTGTCAATAATTTTGGGTATCCAGGAAGAATTACAATCgaccttgataagtgaatttccatcaagtaggattcctaatttataaatattatataatatttttgtagttgagttatagaaaacctgtttacaacaatctaaatatgttttttaaatattctaaagccctgtagacatgaactaaaacCTCAATAgactgaaaaaaatgacttttgggtttccaaaattgtattttataaaacataacataatttCTACATCCTCAAATCAGGATTTGTTtgttaacttttttatttttattttgtattaatatACAATTTAATCATATGAAATATTGATTCGTATCGGAACTGTAACGATTACTTCAATTCTACTATTAATCTGTTTTTTCCCGTATTGTaccccattctaaaaatacaaggaGTTAATAATTGTAGTTAGTTTAGTGGTAGTTTGAATGGCCACATGATGCTTCCCAACATGCTTTGCTGGACTGCTTTGTAAGTAGTTGTTAATAttacttatttacttacttacttacctTGCTTAGCATGAGCAGGTACAAAATGTCTCCAAAATGCTGAAACAAAAGTCTATATGTTTATGTTAAAACtaggctgtttttgtctttttccaaaACATATCTTAATGCTATAATACTGTTCACTCTGTCATATTGTTTTCCTGTCTCATCGCTCACAACAAATGAAATCCTAGAGCCAATAGCTAGACTCTAGAACAGGGCTTATCCGATCTACAATAGACTTCCTGGTTGGACACATCACTGTTCTGATCTATCACTGTCTAATGtgttaacatttcaaaatgatatCATGAACATTGGCATTAAACTGGATTTTGAAATCCTAAATAGTAACACTTCGGCCTCTCTCAGTACCTTGGTACCAAAAGTCAGCACAAGGGCTTGTTGTACCACTAGATCTGTAACTAATGGACTTTTGCCATTACCAGTTTTGAGAAATTGTTATGGACTGAGAGCTTTCTTTTGTGGTTTTACAAAAACCTGGAATGAAGTTCCACAGCACCTAAAGACTATTCCAGCACTGAGACACTTGAAATAGTCCCATCCATCTGATGGATGCAGCCACTGAGATGTTTCAGTAGCCTCCTTCTATTGCTGCTTCTCTCAATTCTGCGTCTGGGTTGCCTGTGTTTGTCCTATGCTGGCTGATGCACTGATGGTgtggtgtgtgtttatgttctgcAGAGCAGGAACCTGCTGAAAAACAGCATTTATGCTGAGCCAGGCCTGATTACTTTTAATCTTTTCCTGTTTGAAatctttcatttattcattcattcatttctatgatgctcaatcctcactagggtcacgggggtatggtggagcctatcccagctgactttgggcgagagtgTTTAAAGtctaaataaaaagaatatactgtattatgtgtttaatgtgatgttgtttgTCATAGTAGCCTTGTGTGTATTTACTTATCAGTTGGTGTTAAGGTTGATGTGTAGTGTTCAACCCTTATCTTTAATGGACACCATGGCTATGGCTAGCGTTTTGTGTAGTTACCCCGCTTCTGTCCTGCCTAAGGAGCAATCTTGAACAATGGTATACCATTATCTAGAGTTATTCAGGATTTACTCAGAGTTGCATCTTGGtgtggattacggccacaacagtagcccgtgttcgggattattgtgcctgttgtgatatcattcaaagctgcaataaaagcctgttgttccggcaatcaagtctggtgcttgtgtgtctcacccaacattatatattagtatataatatatatatatatatatatatatatatatatatatattagtaaatttccccgctgtgggataaataaagtacatacaatacaattatagtaacattactgacatctcgtgacagtgtagaatactacatatcacaacgttCTCTGAATGcacttctgaatgcctcatatttgtattttacgtcatttagccatttgtatgcgtGAAAATGCTGAACTTGGGCAAAAGAACCTAAAAATGTTCTGAAATACGTATGGACTAACAATGGGTTgtcttcaaccacaaaacagcatgacttatgaattaatatattttgaaaaacggagacagagtgaagctgtgaaattcgaagcgAAGTGGTGAGGGAATAGTGCATTTGCATATTCTGCATATTTTAAGTTAAATTGCCCCTGAAAATGAAGATGATTCAGTCaagttttttacattattttgattattaGGAACACATGCTTTTAAGTTGACctgggtaaaaaaaattaaaaattgatCCAACTAAATAGTTTATGGAATTATTCTGCTACGGCTTTAGAACTGTTGAAATTATCCACAGCAGAACATTTTAAAGTGATTGTTTacaattgctattattattaaaatgattaaatagTAAAATCATTGTCAAAGGCTACATTACCGCTCTATAATCTCTGTGGGTGAACAAGTtgcctctctctttctctctctcgctccctgagttgtcccctccatccatccctcctccTCCACTGCACCTGCTCCTCCCCATCCTGCCTTATTATCCTCATGTTCTCTTCAAGTGATGCTTCTCGGCGGCGGGACCATACAATGGTGGGCTACCCCGCACAGGACCCGgtttatttttctcttgctggaaaAAGGTGCTGACGGATGAGGGATTGTGGACATGTGAGACTTCTTCCGATGTAGATCATCACCAAAGGAGGGAGACTTCGGTAAAAGAGGACCGGATAACGGCATCTCGCCATAGCACCGACTGAAGGAGTATCAACATGATTTTTAGTACTAAATAGAGACGATCCGTACAAATTGCGATGAAGTGAGTAAGAGTGGGAGCTCGGTAACTTCGCCATGAAATCAGTGTTCTTAAGCCGCTTCTTCATCCTTCTGCCTTGGGTcctaatagtcatcatcatgaTCGATATCGACAGTAAAAGAACGATTTGGTCTCCCGTCGCAGTTCGGGGCAGCAGGGCGCAGCGGGCGGCCCTGCCGGTCATCTACGCCATCACTCCCACTTACACGCGTCCGGTGCAGAAAGCCGAGCTGACCCGACTCGCCCACGTTTTCCGACAGGTGCCCCAGTTCCATTGGATCGTGGTGGAGGACTCCACTGTGCGAACGGATCTGGTGAGCCGCTTCTTGGCTCGGTGCGGCGTGTCCTACACGCACCTGCACGTCTTCACACCCCGCAGGTTCAAGCGCGTCGGGATGCCGCGTGCGACCGAGCAGAGGAATGTGGCCCTTGGGTGGCTCCGGCAGCACCGGACACGCCACGACGCGGGGGTGGTCTTCTTTGCCGACGATGACAACACTTACAGCCTGGAGTTATTTGAAGAGGtaacactttttaacatcagCTGTGGCCATTTGTCTATCAAACATCAGGATGATGTACTTATTTCAATATAAGGATAAGATCATACGTATTGCTATTTTGTAttcatattgttattattcattttattcaacaaaacaaaatagatgAGAGTTTGGTGAAGTGTACTGTAAACTATCACTCCAATGGTCCATAAACTCCGCTTATTTTGCACAGTTTATATTAACACcttttatgtattatgtattacacTATTGTCCATATCATATATTTCTCATAttgactgaaaaaaataatgtactttaatatttcagctctatacTACTGAAATGACTACTAAAATgttcccctcataatattctgagtttaTTATGAGTTTACTcttgcaaaatatttttttagaatataacttattttcttaatgttttgactttattcttgtgaaattgcagctgtttttttttatttctgcggttaaattttcttctcctaattatgactttattcc containing:
- the b3gat2 gene encoding galactosylgalactosylxylosylprotein 3-beta-glucuronosyltransferase 2 — encoded protein: MKSVFLSRFFILLPWVLIVIIMIDIDSKRTIWSPVAVRGSRAQRAALPVIYAITPTYTRPVQKAELTRLAHVFRQVPQFHWIVVEDSTVRTDLVSRFLARCGVSYTHLHVFTPRRFKRVGMPRATEQRNVALGWLRQHRTRHDAGVVFFADDDNTYSLELFEEMRNTRGVSVWPVGFVGGRAYERPLVSGGKVVGWYTGWRPDRPFATDMAGFAVNLQVILANPRAQFKRRGSQPGMQESDFLKQITKVTELEPKANNCTRVLVWHTRTEKPHLANESKHPKDSVVIEV